In Propionicimonas paludicola, a single window of DNA contains:
- a CDS encoding DivIVA domain-containing protein has product MIQIPGFKTVLRGYDPTEVDRAIGDLAKARDQARSEAADSAIESTKLQATVAQLEEQLSGYRTRLAAVEQNQPSDQPSFNDLGARIGRMLALAEDEADELKTRAKAEAERLSAEAEEAANQTKSAADRYARDVVSKADTEAARIVEAAKRQADEIVDYADREAVARREEAEAVYEHQRARAAAAAAEFERSLAERRDKAAEEFAAQMAANEQAINRAQERQVALEMEGDRALAEAKLAAESTIKAAREEAIQHVEAARLAALKIRRESERELQAATGRRDAINAQLANVRQMLATLGGTVASPLAELDEIEFAPIPSSAASPVETVTPEAADVVDESSQS; this is encoded by the coding sequence ATGATCCAGATCCCCGGATTCAAGACGGTGCTGCGCGGCTACGATCCGACCGAGGTCGACCGCGCTATTGGTGATTTGGCCAAGGCCCGTGACCAAGCCCGGTCGGAGGCGGCGGACAGCGCCATCGAGTCCACCAAGCTGCAGGCCACCGTGGCCCAGCTGGAGGAGCAGTTGAGCGGCTACCGCACCCGGCTCGCCGCGGTCGAGCAGAACCAGCCGTCCGACCAGCCGAGCTTCAACGACCTCGGCGCCCGGATCGGCCGGATGCTGGCCCTGGCCGAGGACGAGGCTGACGAGCTGAAGACCCGCGCCAAGGCCGAGGCCGAGCGGCTCTCCGCCGAGGCTGAGGAGGCCGCCAACCAGACCAAGAGCGCAGCCGACCGCTACGCCCGCGACGTGGTGAGCAAGGCTGACACCGAGGCGGCTCGGATCGTCGAGGCCGCCAAGCGGCAGGCCGACGAGATCGTCGACTACGCCGATCGGGAGGCCGTGGCTCGCCGCGAAGAGGCCGAGGCCGTCTACGAGCACCAGCGGGCCCGCGCCGCAGCGGCCGCCGCCGAGTTCGAGCGTTCCCTTGCCGAGCGTCGCGACAAGGCCGCCGAGGAGTTCGCCGCGCAGATGGCCGCCAACGAGCAGGCCATCAACCGGGCACAGGAGCGTCAGGTCGCCCTGGAGATGGAAGGCGACCGGGCTCTGGCCGAGGCCAAGCTGGCCGCCGAGTCGACCATCAAGGCGGCCCGCGAAGAGGCCATCCAGCACGTCGAGGCAGCCCGCCTGGCCGCGCTGAAGATCCGTCGCGAGTCCGAGCGTGAACTCCAGGCCGCCACCGGCCGCCGGGACGCCATCAACGCCCAGCTGGCCAACGTCCGGCAGATGCTGGCCACCCTGGGCGGCACCGTGGCCTCGCCACTGGCCGAACTGGACGAGATCGAGTTCGCTCCGATTCCGTCCTCGGCGGCCAGTCCGGTCGAGACCGTCACCCCCGAGGCAGCCGACGTGGTGGACGAGTCCAGCCAGAGCTGA
- the thrC gene encoding threonine synthase: MQYVSTRSLEAATTFGFSDILLAGLAADGGLFVPAEYPRLTAAELASWRETLRVEGYAALAHAVLSRFITDIDSAALRTLCDRAYNDQVFATADIVPVSELDGGLWLGHLSDGPTAAFKDLAMQLLGQFFEYELARRGTTLNILGATSGDTGSAAEHAMLGRRGIRVFMLTPAGRMTPFQQAQMFSLDDPSIVNIAVDGVFDDCQDLVKAVAGDLEFKQRYALGAVNSINWARLVAQVVYYVACWLRVTTSDDQQVDFCVPTGNFGNICAGHVARMIGIPINTLVLATNENNVLDEFFRTGVYRVRSSAETAATSSPSMDISKASNFERFIFDLLGRDGARVRRLFGEELASKGYFDLSDTPEFAELRARYGFVSGSSSHADRLAQIREVYARNGVLIDPHTADAVKVAREFVQPGVPMIVLETALPVKFAETIIEAVGVVPERPARFDGIEDLPRRVVELPNDPDALKRLIAERAEPVPDLPR, from the coding sequence GTGCAGTACGTCTCCACCAGGTCCCTCGAGGCAGCGACCACGTTCGGTTTCAGCGACATCCTGTTGGCCGGTTTGGCCGCGGACGGCGGCCTGTTCGTGCCCGCCGAGTATCCGCGCCTGACGGCTGCTGAGCTAGCCAGCTGGCGGGAAACCCTGCGGGTCGAGGGGTACGCGGCGTTGGCTCACGCGGTCTTGTCGAGGTTCATCACCGACATCGATTCGGCGGCTCTGCGGACGCTGTGTGACCGGGCCTACAACGATCAGGTTTTCGCCACCGCCGACATCGTTCCGGTTTCCGAGCTCGACGGTGGATTGTGGCTGGGGCATCTTTCCGACGGCCCGACCGCTGCATTCAAAGACTTGGCGATGCAATTGTTGGGTCAGTTCTTCGAGTACGAGCTGGCTCGTCGCGGAACCACGCTGAACATCCTCGGCGCAACCAGTGGCGATACCGGATCGGCGGCCGAGCACGCCATGCTCGGACGGCGTGGCATCCGGGTCTTCATGCTCACTCCAGCCGGTCGGATGACGCCCTTCCAGCAGGCCCAGATGTTCAGCTTGGATGACCCGTCGATCGTGAACATCGCGGTGGACGGCGTCTTCGACGACTGCCAGGACCTGGTCAAGGCGGTGGCTGGTGACCTGGAGTTCAAGCAGCGCTACGCGCTCGGTGCCGTGAACTCGATCAACTGGGCCCGGTTGGTGGCCCAGGTGGTCTACTACGTGGCCTGCTGGCTGCGGGTCACCACCTCCGATGATCAGCAGGTCGACTTCTGCGTCCCCACCGGGAACTTCGGCAACATCTGCGCCGGCCACGTGGCCCGGATGATCGGGATCCCGATCAACACCTTGGTGCTGGCCACCAATGAGAACAACGTGCTCGACGAGTTCTTCCGCACCGGCGTCTACCGGGTGCGCAGCTCGGCCGAGACGGCGGCCACCTCGAGCCCGAGCATGGACATCTCCAAGGCATCCAACTTCGAGCGATTCATCTTCGACCTGCTCGGCCGCGATGGGGCCCGGGTGCGCCGGCTGTTCGGTGAGGAACTGGCCAGCAAGGGCTACTTCGACCTGTCCGACACTCCCGAGTTCGCCGAGCTGCGTGCCCGCTATGGGTTCGTCTCCGGCTCGTCCAGCCATGCCGACCGGCTCGCCCAGATCCGTGAGGTCTACGCCCGGAACGGGGTCCTCATCGACCCGCACACGGCGGACGCGGTGAAGGTGGCCCGCGAGTTCGTCCAGCCCGGGGTGCCGATGATCGTGTTGGAGACCGCGCTGCCGGTGAAGTTCGCCGAGACCATCATTGAGGCGGTCGGGGTGGTGCCGGAGCGTCCGGCCCGTTTCGACGGGATCGAGGACTTGCCGCGCCGGGTGGTCGAGCTGCCCAATGACCCGGACGCCTTGAAGCGGCTCATCGCCGAGCGGGCCGAGCCGGTGCCGGACCTCCCTCGCTGA
- a CDS encoding AEC family transporter, whose protein sequence is MLDTLLRALSLVAIIGIGQLAKRAGWVSTSDFSKFSKIVLGVTLPCALFTSFNTFHVEFALLGLAVFGLLVNVALQVIGYLQTRRRSRQDQAFAVFNSGSYNIGAFSTPYLSGLVGPHAMVFSSLFDIGTAVASAGIAYGWGMSLVHPSGRLRLSALLRKVGTNPVFVTYVTLLVMQLLNLRLPDQLIVFTSTVGAANPFLAMLMIGIGLDLRLSRAKYLDAARLLARRYVFGLVVGVASWYLLPLPTDARVVVVMLLFAPIAAMMPAFCAEAELDVELASFANSVSVLVAIVAMPTLYLLLS, encoded by the coding sequence GTGCTGGATACCCTGCTGCGCGCGCTGAGCCTGGTCGCCATCATTGGCATCGGCCAGCTGGCCAAGCGGGCCGGCTGGGTGAGCACGTCCGACTTCAGCAAGTTCTCCAAGATCGTGCTGGGCGTGACCCTGCCGTGTGCCCTGTTCACCAGCTTCAACACCTTCCACGTCGAGTTCGCCCTGCTCGGTCTGGCCGTCTTCGGGCTGCTGGTGAACGTCGCTCTCCAAGTGATCGGCTACCTGCAAACCCGACGACGCAGTCGGCAGGACCAGGCGTTCGCCGTCTTCAACTCCGGCAGCTACAACATCGGCGCCTTCTCCACCCCGTACCTGTCCGGCCTGGTCGGTCCGCACGCGATGGTCTTCTCCTCGCTGTTCGACATCGGCACCGCGGTGGCCAGCGCGGGCATCGCCTACGGCTGGGGCATGTCGTTGGTGCACCCGTCCGGACGGCTGCGGCTGAGCGCCTTGCTGCGCAAGGTCGGTACCAACCCGGTCTTCGTGACCTACGTGACGCTGCTGGTCATGCAACTGCTCAACCTGCGACTGCCCGACCAACTCATCGTGTTCACCTCGACGGTCGGCGCGGCGAACCCCTTCCTGGCCATGCTGATGATCGGCATCGGCCTGGACCTGCGACTGAGCCGAGCCAAGTACCTCGACGCAGCGCGGCTACTGGCCCGCCGCTATGTGTTCGGCCTGGTGGTCGGGGTGGCCTCCTGGTACCTGCTGCCGTTGCCGACAGATGCCCGGGTGGTTGTGGTGATGCTGCTGTTCGCCCCGATCGCGGCCATGATGCCGGCGTTCTGCGCCGAAGCCGAGCTCGACGTCGAACTGGCCAGCTTCGCGAACTCGGTCAGCGTGCTGGTGGCGATCGTCGCCATGCCGACGCTGTACCTGCTGCTCAGCTGA